From the genome of Gemmatimonas phototrophica, one region includes:
- a CDS encoding GspMb/PilO family protein has protein sequence MSASRSEQQRERLVVRGGALIATAALLVVYGLLPLWRHFQSRELQISATRERAGLFAGYIARTSDLERTADADERWLAASPRRALHASDASLAASALQTLLQDAAEGAGMAVSRVEVEPESDSTEAVRGTLTAVGDIHGLAALLRTLESGARLVQVERFTVQQNSALRGAPDVLQLSLSVRAAVIRDERPR, from the coding sequence ATGAGTGCCTCGCGTTCTGAGCAACAGCGGGAGCGGCTGGTGGTGAGGGGCGGCGCACTGATTGCGACCGCCGCCCTGCTGGTGGTTTACGGGCTGCTGCCGCTGTGGCGTCATTTTCAGAGCCGCGAATTGCAAATCTCGGCCACGCGGGAGCGCGCGGGTTTGTTCGCCGGCTACATCGCCCGTACGAGTGACCTTGAGCGGACCGCCGATGCCGATGAGCGCTGGCTTGCCGCCTCTCCTCGGCGTGCGCTGCATGCCTCGGACGCCTCACTGGCGGCCAGCGCCTTGCAAACACTGTTGCAGGACGCGGCCGAAGGTGCGGGGATGGCCGTGTCTCGCGTGGAGGTAGAGCCGGAGAGCGACAGCACCGAAGCCGTGCGCGGTACGCTCACGGCGGTAGGCGATATCCACGGATTGGCGGCGCTGCTCCGCACGCTGGAATCGGGGGCGCGGCTGGTGCAGGTGGAGCGCTTTACGGTGCAACAGAACAGCGCGCTCCGCGGCGCGCCGGATGTCCTGCAGCTGTCCCTCAGTGTGCGGGCCGCTGTGATACGCGACGAGAGGCCCCGCTGA
- a CDS encoding PilN domain-containing protein: protein MSRRWALMLTSDQVRVYAAGTVTPVAVVPWQSDAPEAAVRTLAALPHQPTQLVLVVGLAWLEAVPLTLPPVPLAQQRRMLQLDADRWFPFAAPPAVAIADGVALAMPADTLTTWVRSFATIAPVDAVVALPQAAQLAGVDGTVHTTAASGETGVMEFRQGTLRQVRRLRQSPPANATVLDDSLCATALLNAGALPLDWQLLDPALERRMLARRQGAWWRAAGIGVAAIAFCLWSADQWRERALAEGNAQREALAIRAQPALDADARRQRAQRERQLLTEGTTHPRISEVLALLGERLPADVFVQRAEWDGSRWRLDGSARDAASLVPLLAGLPGVGDVRSLAPSTRFLDGGQPRSSFSLSFALAASPTGQTP from the coding sequence ATGAGCCGGCGCTGGGCCTTGATGTTGACCAGCGACCAGGTGCGCGTGTACGCCGCGGGAACGGTGACCCCGGTGGCCGTCGTGCCCTGGCAGTCCGACGCCCCCGAAGCGGCGGTGCGTACACTCGCCGCCCTGCCCCACCAACCGACGCAGCTGGTACTCGTGGTGGGACTCGCCTGGCTTGAGGCGGTGCCGCTGACATTGCCTCCGGTACCATTGGCGCAACAGCGACGCATGCTGCAGCTGGATGCGGACCGCTGGTTTCCGTTTGCCGCGCCCCCTGCCGTGGCGATCGCCGATGGTGTGGCGCTCGCGATGCCGGCGGACACGCTCACCACGTGGGTCCGGTCGTTTGCCACCATTGCGCCGGTGGACGCAGTAGTCGCACTCCCTCAGGCAGCGCAGTTGGCCGGTGTGGACGGCACGGTGCATACCACGGCGGCGTCTGGTGAAACCGGAGTGATGGAGTTCCGCCAAGGCACGTTGCGGCAGGTTCGTCGCCTGCGGCAGTCACCGCCGGCAAACGCAACCGTACTCGATGATTCTCTCTGCGCGACCGCCCTTCTAAACGCGGGGGCACTGCCCCTCGATTGGCAGTTGCTCGATCCGGCATTGGAGCGTCGGATGCTCGCGCGGCGGCAGGGCGCCTGGTGGCGCGCCGCCGGTATTGGCGTCGCGGCGATCGCCTTCTGCCTGTGGAGTGCCGATCAGTGGCGCGAGCGTGCGCTGGCCGAGGGGAACGCGCAGCGCGAGGCGCTGGCAATCCGGGCGCAACCGGCACTTGATGCAGACGCCCGTCGGCAGCGGGCACAGCGCGAACGTCAGCTGCTGACGGAAGGCACGACCCACCCTCGCATCAGTGAGGTGTTGGCACTGCTCGGTGAGCGACTGCCGGCGGATGTGTTCGTGCAGCGCGCAGAATGGGATGGCAGCCGTTGGCGCCTCGACGGCAGTGCACGTGATGCCGCGTCGCTGGTACCACTGCTGGCGGGGCTGCCGGGAGTGGGGGATGTACGCAGTCTGGCCCCCAGTACCCGCTTTCTTGATGGAGGACAGCCGCGGAGTTCCTTCTCCCTGTCCTTTGCTCTTGCGGCCTCTCCCACCGGGCAAACGCCATGA
- a CDS encoding prepilin-type N-terminal cleavage/methylation domain-containing protein, translated as MPRIRRTGFTLVELMLALTLTAIAAALAGTTMVAARRTGERVEAHGEVRGADVRLRAMLTDMLRHAPSGDRASEPLLQIRRNVDGTVLEFLTTGVHAPFGAGPVWRATLWEDSTGLRLQAVPVREDVTTPAITMQLPNGAALDIEVLEPTRAGEAAAWRADWPIAQTRPAAVRLHWRQKDTPGEPLVVVLSPLATDGSGQ; from the coding sequence ATGCCGCGCATTCGCCGGACGGGCTTCACGTTGGTGGAGCTCATGCTCGCTCTCACGCTCACCGCCATTGCCGCCGCGCTGGCTGGGACCACCATGGTAGCCGCGCGCCGGACCGGTGAGCGTGTCGAAGCGCATGGAGAGGTCCGCGGGGCGGATGTGCGCCTGCGGGCGATGCTCACCGACATGCTTCGGCACGCGCCTAGCGGGGACCGTGCGTCGGAACCGTTACTGCAGATCCGTCGGAACGTGGATGGCACGGTGCTGGAATTTCTGACGACTGGCGTGCACGCCCCCTTTGGCGCTGGCCCCGTGTGGCGGGCGACCCTGTGGGAGGACAGCACGGGGCTCCGGCTGCAGGCGGTCCCGGTACGCGAGGACGTCACGACACCGGCCATCACGATGCAGCTGCCGAATGGTGCCGCGCTTGACATCGAGGTACTGGAGCCAACGCGTGCCGGCGAGGCTGCCGCGTGGCGCGCTGATTGGCCAATTGCGCAAACGCGGCCCGCCGCCGTGCGTCTGCACTGGCGGCAGAAGGACACGCCAGGTGAGCCGCTGGTGGTCGTCCTCAGTCCGTTGGCGACGGACGGGAGCGGCCAGTGA
- a CDS encoding type II secretion system protein, whose protein sequence is MPLLLHASRSRPLPPLRLRVGLTLMEVLVVLVILGIAGALLLSRQVTQSGTRRAESASDMKAVVDSARRLAVQRQQSLRVRVYNDGLWSVVAPDLTDPIAAGNITAPPAPLDLTVDARGTCRPSPGWIPSEEHRAAFDAGKCRWTVEPRTRR, encoded by the coding sequence GTGCCTCTCCTTTTGCATGCCTCCCGGTCGCGCCCTCTGCCCCCCCTGCGTTTACGGGTGGGGCTGACCCTCATGGAAGTGCTGGTGGTGCTCGTGATCCTCGGGATTGCGGGCGCTCTGCTGCTGTCCCGACAGGTCACCCAAAGCGGTACACGGCGTGCCGAGTCGGCCAGTGACATGAAGGCGGTGGTGGACAGCGCGCGCCGTCTGGCCGTACAGCGGCAGCAGTCGCTTCGCGTGCGGGTGTACAACGACGGGCTGTGGAGCGTCGTGGCGCCCGACCTTACGGACCCGATAGCCGCCGGCAACATCACGGCCCCTCCTGCCCCGCTCGACCTCACGGTGGACGCCCGCGGCACCTGCCGCCCCTCGCCCGGGTGGATTCCCAGCGAGGAGCATCGCGCCGCGTTTGATGCGGGGAAATGCCGGTGGACGGTTGAGCCCCGGACCAGGCGATGA
- a CDS encoding S41 family peptidase produces MVSRALFLPGCALVLAACAGRAPGAVSASTSVPAPLAAACGVPASQSSSSLADAPATDPLVTFDTAWAIIRRTHWDTTYNGVNWLAVREELRPRAQAARTRGELRLVLSDMVSRLKQSHFAIIPQEVSDATGASNGGGSSGRPTGTLGFETRLVESLTVVSSIDSTGPAWQAGVRTGWTVEGIRGCPVAPRVAQLPTTLEPRRRTLMAYQMVAGALSGAEGDTLAVTFRDAANQMRTVPLVFAPVRGSVVKFGNLPPVEAHLEWQRVKRDGRTVGIIRFNIWMPVLAARFDAAMDSLRGADAIVLDVRGNFGGVGGMSMGFAGHFVDSAYALGEMHQRGSTMKFLANPRRSDTRNRPVRPFAGPLALVVDPLSASTTEIFAGGLQAIGRATVFGTQTAGQALPSVPERLPNGDILYHAIADFLGPTGKPVEGDGVRPDTVTPLLRRALLDGQDPALDAAILWAARRAARPLIP; encoded by the coding sequence ATGGTCTCTCGCGCTCTGTTCCTCCCCGGATGTGCACTGGTGCTCGCGGCCTGCGCTGGCCGTGCGCCGGGAGCCGTGTCGGCGAGCACGTCCGTGCCCGCCCCCCTCGCCGCCGCCTGCGGCGTACCGGCGTCGCAGTCCTCGTCTTCGCTGGCGGACGCTCCCGCGACCGATCCCCTGGTCACTTTTGACACCGCCTGGGCGATTATCCGCCGGACCCATTGGGACACGACGTATAATGGGGTAAACTGGCTGGCGGTACGGGAGGAGCTCCGTCCGCGGGCGCAGGCCGCCCGGACGCGAGGCGAGCTGCGGCTGGTACTCTCCGACATGGTAAGCCGACTCAAGCAGTCGCACTTCGCCATCATCCCGCAGGAAGTCTCGGACGCCACGGGGGCCTCGAACGGTGGCGGCAGTAGCGGGCGCCCCACGGGTACCCTCGGCTTCGAGACCCGGCTGGTGGAGTCGTTGACGGTGGTGTCCTCGATCGATTCCACAGGCCCCGCCTGGCAAGCTGGCGTGCGTACCGGCTGGACGGTGGAGGGCATTCGTGGCTGCCCGGTAGCCCCCCGGGTCGCCCAACTGCCAACCACCCTGGAACCGAGACGCCGCACGCTCATGGCCTACCAGATGGTGGCGGGAGCGCTGTCCGGCGCCGAGGGGGACACGTTGGCGGTAACCTTCCGCGATGCCGCCAACCAGATGCGGACGGTGCCATTGGTCTTTGCGCCGGTGCGCGGCTCGGTGGTGAAATTTGGCAATCTGCCGCCGGTAGAGGCCCATCTCGAGTGGCAGCGGGTCAAGCGCGACGGGCGCACGGTGGGGATCATCCGATTCAACATCTGGATGCCGGTACTGGCGGCCCGTTTTGATGCCGCCATGGATTCGCTGCGCGGGGCCGATGCCATTGTGCTCGACGTGCGCGGCAATTTTGGCGGTGTGGGTGGCATGTCCATGGGATTTGCCGGGCACTTCGTCGATAGCGCCTACGCGCTTGGCGAAATGCACCAGCGCGGCAGCACCATGAAGTTCCTGGCCAACCCCCGTCGCAGCGATACCCGCAATCGTCCGGTCCGCCCCTTTGCCGGCCCGTTGGCGCTGGTGGTGGACCCGCTGTCGGCCAGTACCACCGAGATCTTTGCCGGTGGGCTGCAGGCGATTGGCCGCGCTACGGTTTTTGGTACGCAAACCGCCGGGCAGGCGCTCCCGTCAGTGCCGGAGCGACTGCCGAACGGTGACATCCTGTATCACGCGATCGCGGACTTCCTGGGCCCCACTGGCAAACCGGTGGAAGGCGACGGCGTTCGTCCCGATACTGTGACCCCACTGCTCCGTCGCGCGTTGCTGGACGGACAGGATCCTGCGCTCGACGCAGCGATTCTCTGGGCGGCGCGCCGCGCAGCGCGCCCGCTTATTCCCTGA
- the tal gene encoding transaldolase: MSARLHALHAAGQSLWLDYIDRTMLSNGDLARRIAEDALTGMTSNPTIFEKALAEGAAYDGQLASIDAALSDREAFFTLAATDVRNACDAFRGVYDRTQGVDGYVSLEVSPDLAKDAAGTVAEARRLWAIVDRPNLMIKVPGTVEGAVAIRELIADGININVTLLFAVDAHARVIEAYLAGLEQRAAAGLPIDRISSVASFFVSRVDSAIDKQLTTMAAAAPEHATTLLALQGKAAIANAKLAYRLFTASFSGPRWAALAAHGARVQRPLWASTSTKNPAYRDVIYVEELVGTDTVNTLPPATLEAFRDHGEVRVSVTEQVADAERALAALEAHGVSLQAVTDVLLAEGLASFEQSFVTLLAGLARKRATLASSTA; the protein is encoded by the coding sequence ATGTCCGCTCGCTTGCACGCGCTGCACGCCGCCGGCCAGTCACTCTGGCTGGACTATATCGATCGCACCATGCTCTCCAATGGAGATCTGGCGCGCCGCATCGCCGAGGATGCCCTCACGGGCATGACCTCCAATCCGACCATCTTCGAGAAAGCGCTGGCAGAAGGCGCGGCCTACGATGGACAGCTCGCCTCGATTGATGCGGCCCTGTCTGATCGCGAGGCCTTTTTCACGTTGGCCGCCACTGATGTGCGAAACGCCTGCGATGCATTTCGCGGTGTGTACGACCGCACGCAGGGTGTGGACGGGTATGTCTCTCTCGAAGTCTCGCCCGATCTCGCCAAGGATGCAGCGGGAACGGTAGCGGAAGCGCGTCGCCTTTGGGCGATTGTGGACCGCCCCAACCTCATGATCAAAGTGCCCGGGACGGTCGAGGGCGCGGTCGCCATTCGCGAACTCATCGCCGATGGTATCAACATCAATGTCACGCTGCTCTTTGCCGTCGATGCGCATGCGCGGGTCATTGAAGCCTACCTGGCCGGTCTGGAGCAGCGCGCAGCAGCGGGCTTGCCCATTGATCGGATCAGCTCTGTGGCCAGCTTCTTCGTGAGCCGGGTGGATTCAGCTATCGACAAGCAACTGACCACGATGGCCGCTGCGGCTCCCGAGCACGCCACGACGCTCCTGGCGCTACAGGGGAAGGCCGCCATTGCCAACGCCAAGCTGGCGTATCGTCTGTTCACCGCCTCGTTCTCCGGTCCACGTTGGGCGGCACTCGCCGCACATGGCGCGCGCGTACAGCGTCCGCTGTGGGCGTCCACGAGCACGAAGAACCCGGCGTATCGTGACGTGATCTATGTGGAGGAGCTGGTGGGCACCGATACGGTGAACACGTTGCCGCCCGCGACCCTCGAAGCCTTTCGCGATCACGGCGAAGTGCGGGTTTCCGTGACGGAGCAGGTGGCCGATGCCGAGCGCGCACTTGCCGCGCTGGAGGCGCACGGCGTCTCGTTGCAGGCTGTGACGGATGTTTTGCTGGCTGAAGGGCTCGCCTCGTTCGAGCAGTCGTTTGTGACCCTCCTCGCCGGGCTCGCGCGCAAGCGCGCGACGCTGGCGTCTTCCACCGCTTGA
- the pyk gene encoding pyruvate kinase, whose amino-acid sequence MTSVFKRAHIPRTKIVGTLGPASNTAESIRALVDAGLDVARINFSHGTHDQHARTIATVREVSEAAGRPVAILGDLQGPRIRIGALAAPVELEVGGTVVLVPEDVASGDEIPITYADLCHDVTTGNRVLINDGLFELVVTRVEEPRVWCTIVHGGKLTSNKGMNLPGIAVSAPSLTEKDRADLAFAVANDLDMVALSFVRRAQDIHELRALIPKTMLVVAKIEKDVALDNIEEIMQATDAVMVARGDLGVELPFEEVPIAQKHIIATANRMGRPVITATQMLESMIDNPRPTRAEASDVANAILDGTDAVMLSAETAAGHYPRLAVEAMRRIIHEIETRPRPGAHSHLDRRVVNGVNTEEAIAAATVAAVRMLEAPLVVVFTKSGFTARIVSSHRPSVPILALTDEPRVCRQLALVWGVVPRLVPTARGYDHMVAMALREALDLNLVTKGDRVLVTAGVPFDVPGTTNLLKVETV is encoded by the coding sequence ATGACCAGTGTTTTCAAGCGCGCACACATTCCTCGCACCAAGATCGTGGGCACGTTGGGGCCGGCCAGCAACACCGCCGAGTCCATTCGGGCCCTGGTGGACGCGGGGCTCGATGTGGCGCGCATCAACTTCTCGCACGGCACGCACGATCAGCATGCGCGCACCATTGCCACGGTGCGGGAAGTCTCCGAAGCCGCGGGACGCCCAGTGGCCATTTTGGGCGACCTGCAGGGACCGCGTATCCGCATTGGGGCGCTGGCGGCCCCCGTTGAACTTGAAGTGGGCGGCACCGTCGTCCTGGTGCCCGAAGACGTTGCCAGCGGCGACGAAATCCCCATCACCTACGCCGACCTCTGTCACGACGTGACCACGGGCAACCGCGTGCTCATCAACGATGGCCTGTTCGAGTTGGTGGTGACCCGGGTGGAAGAACCGCGCGTCTGGTGCACGATCGTGCACGGCGGCAAGCTCACGAGCAACAAGGGTATGAACCTGCCCGGCATTGCCGTGTCTGCACCGTCACTCACCGAAAAGGATCGGGCCGATCTGGCGTTCGCCGTGGCGAACGATCTTGACATGGTGGCGCTCAGCTTCGTTCGCCGCGCGCAGGACATCCATGAACTGCGTGCGCTGATTCCCAAGACGATGCTGGTGGTAGCCAAGATCGAAAAGGATGTGGCTCTCGACAACATCGAAGAGATCATGCAGGCCACCGACGCGGTCATGGTGGCACGTGGTGACCTTGGCGTGGAACTGCCCTTCGAAGAAGTGCCGATTGCCCAGAAGCACATTATTGCCACGGCCAATCGCATGGGACGACCGGTCATTACGGCCACGCAGATGCTGGAGTCGATGATCGACAACCCGCGACCCACGCGCGCCGAGGCCAGTGACGTGGCCAACGCCATTCTCGATGGGACCGACGCGGTGATGCTGTCGGCGGAAACGGCCGCAGGGCACTATCCCCGCCTGGCCGTCGAAGCCATGCGCCGTATCATCCACGAAATCGAAACACGTCCGCGTCCGGGGGCACACAGCCACCTTGATCGTCGCGTCGTGAACGGCGTGAACACGGAAGAAGCCATTGCGGCGGCCACCGTGGCCGCCGTGCGCATGCTCGAGGCGCCGCTGGTGGTCGTCTTCACCAAGAGCGGCTTCACGGCGCGCATTGTCTCGTCGCACCGGCCGTCCGTGCCCATTCTCGCGCTCACCGACGAACCGCGCGTCTGCCGGCAGCTGGCGCTGGTCTGGGGCGTGGTGCCGCGGCTCGTGCCCACCGCTCGTGGCTACGACCACATGGTCGCCATGGCGCTGCGCGAGGCGCTCGATCTCAATCTGGTCACCAAGGGCGATCGTGTCCTCGTCACGGCCGGTGTGCCGTTTGACGTGCCCGGGACCACCAACCTGCTCAAGGTCGAGACGGTTTGA
- a CDS encoding MBL fold metallo-hydrolase yields the protein MPRTSSLTASVRLTFLGTGTSFGVPQIGCACAVCRSSDPRDRRTRCGAVIETDHGSRLLIDTPPELRLQLVATGIMSIDAVLFTHEHADHIHGIDDLRAFSIRRDTPLPMFAEAATFATLQARFPYIFDASFRPLPGTTRPEGAPQVIVPGVPFQVNATTVLPIAVPHGRASVVGFRVGDLAYITDAKTLPETALEALRGVRVLVLNALLRTPHPTHLSIAEAVEMAQRVGAQRTFLTHLTHDTLHSELAAELPAGIAPAYDGLVVDLPGR from the coding sequence GTGCCACGGACGTCGTCGCTGACGGCGTCCGTGCGACTCACGTTTCTCGGCACCGGCACCAGTTTCGGCGTGCCCCAGATCGGGTGCGCCTGTGCCGTCTGCCGTTCGTCCGATCCGCGCGATCGACGGACCCGCTGCGGCGCCGTCATTGAGACCGACCACGGGTCCCGGTTGCTGATCGATACGCCTCCCGAGCTGCGGCTGCAGCTGGTGGCCACCGGGATCATGTCCATCGACGCCGTGCTCTTTACGCACGAACACGCCGATCACATTCACGGCATCGATGACCTGCGGGCGTTCAGCATCCGGCGTGACACGCCGCTGCCCATGTTCGCCGAAGCGGCGACCTTTGCCACCCTGCAGGCGCGCTTCCCCTACATTTTTGACGCGTCGTTTCGACCGTTACCCGGCACCACGCGTCCCGAGGGGGCGCCGCAGGTCATTGTCCCCGGTGTCCCGTTTCAGGTGAACGCCACCACCGTGCTGCCCATCGCCGTGCCGCACGGACGCGCGTCGGTTGTGGGGTTCCGGGTGGGCGACCTCGCCTACATCACCGACGCCAAGACCCTGCCTGAAACGGCGCTTGAGGCGTTGCGCGGCGTGCGGGTGCTGGTGCTCAACGCGCTGCTTCGAACGCCGCATCCCACGCACCTCTCCATTGCCGAGGCCGTGGAGATGGCACAACGCGTGGGCGCGCAACGCACATTCCTCACGCATCTCACGCACGACACTCTTCACTCGGAGCTGGCCGCCGAACTGCCCGCCGGCATTGCGCCGGCCTACGACGGTTTGGTCGTGGATCTGCCGGGGCGCTGA
- a CDS encoding class II fructose-bisphosphate aldolase produces the protein MSESTIKSATLVGGAVTVADGAVHVHDVAALATDKFDGLVHQAVFGATEAERDFARWVIWEIGQHVGVRPASIHELYEARGQGKCGGFTVPAMNIRAMSYDTARAIFRTAIKLEAGAFILEIARSEIAYTEQRPAEYVTVMLASALREGFRGPVFIQGDHFQVNHKKFAVDPVTEVNAVKALVTEAVAAGFYNIDVDTSTLVDLSKETLAEQQRLNYEVCVDITRFVRAAEPAGVTISIGGEIGEVGTENSTPEELTAFMEGFNATLAAQAPGMAGLSKISVQSGTSHGGVVLADGSIADVALDLDTLETLSKLGRDKYGMAGAVQHGASTLPDAAFGNFPKRETAEIHLATNFQTMMFDHLPAELLQEIYAWLDVNAKDERKATDSDAQFYYKTRKKAIGPFKKTLWALPADLRAKLGAAYDAKFTFLFTQLGISGTKAYVEQYVTAPAQHRPLPTGASTIIAAPDDADLSD, from the coding sequence ATGTCTGAATCCACGATCAAATCGGCGACGCTTGTTGGCGGCGCCGTGACCGTCGCCGATGGTGCGGTACACGTTCACGATGTCGCCGCGCTGGCGACCGACAAGTTTGATGGGTTGGTGCACCAGGCCGTGTTTGGCGCCACCGAAGCCGAGCGCGATTTTGCCCGCTGGGTGATCTGGGAAATTGGCCAGCACGTGGGCGTGCGCCCCGCCTCCATTCACGAGCTCTACGAGGCGCGAGGCCAGGGCAAGTGCGGCGGCTTCACGGTGCCCGCCATGAACATCCGCGCCATGTCGTACGATACGGCGCGCGCCATTTTCCGCACCGCCATCAAGCTCGAGGCAGGCGCGTTCATTCTGGAAATTGCCCGCTCGGAAATCGCCTACACCGAACAGCGCCCCGCCGAATACGTCACGGTGATGTTGGCGTCGGCGTTGCGCGAAGGGTTCCGCGGCCCGGTGTTCATCCAGGGTGACCACTTCCAGGTGAACCACAAGAAGTTCGCCGTCGATCCGGTCACCGAAGTGAACGCCGTGAAGGCGCTGGTCACCGAAGCGGTGGCCGCCGGCTTCTACAACATCGACGTGGATACCTCCACGCTGGTGGATCTTTCCAAGGAGACGTTGGCCGAACAGCAGCGCCTCAACTACGAAGTGTGCGTGGACATCACGCGCTTCGTGCGCGCCGCCGAGCCCGCCGGTGTCACCATCTCCATTGGTGGCGAGATCGGTGAAGTGGGCACCGAGAACAGCACGCCGGAAGAACTCACGGCGTTCATGGAAGGCTTCAACGCCACGCTGGCCGCGCAGGCCCCGGGAATGGCCGGTCTCTCCAAGATCTCCGTGCAGTCGGGTACGTCGCACGGTGGCGTGGTGCTCGCCGACGGCAGCATTGCCGATGTGGCGCTCGACCTCGATACGCTGGAAACACTCTCCAAGCTCGGCCGCGACAAGTACGGCATGGCTGGGGCGGTGCAGCACGGTGCTTCAACGCTGCCGGACGCGGCGTTTGGCAACTTCCCCAAGCGTGAGACGGCCGAGATTCATCTGGCCACCAACTTCCAGACCATGATGTTCGATCATCTGCCGGCGGAGCTGCTGCAGGAGATCTATGCCTGGTTGGATGTCAACGCCAAGGATGAGCGCAAGGCCACCGACAGCGATGCGCAGTTCTACTACAAGACGCGCAAGAAAGCGATTGGGCCCTTCAAGAAGACGTTGTGGGCCTTGCCGGCTGACTTGCGTGCCAAGCTAGGCGCGGCGTACGACGCCAAGTTCACGTTCCTCTTCACGCAGCTGGGCATCAGCGGCACGAAGGCGTACGTGGAGCAGTATGTCACCGCTCCAGCGCAGCACCGTCCGTTGCCCACCGGCGCGTCCACGATCATTGCGGCGCCCGATGACGCGGATCTTTCGGACTGA
- a CDS encoding YtxH domain-containing protein has protein sequence MARDSYDDDRVVVIEKDSGNGIGMLLLGLAIGAGAALLFAPASGEETRERIAREARRAGRRVKDMTDELGDKLADQVERARYSVDDRMGRAKDAVKTRVDAVNEAVTASRDAAMQARGDIERAVENSKRAYADGRRAYGERTRRAGEAGPRADDVAPHNGAEGATEGIADDV, from the coding sequence ATGGCGCGCGACAGCTACGACGACGACCGGGTGGTCGTGATCGAGAAGGACAGCGGCAACGGGATCGGCATGTTGCTGCTGGGCTTGGCGATCGGTGCGGGGGCGGCGCTGTTGTTTGCCCCCGCCAGCGGCGAAGAAACCCGCGAACGGATTGCCCGCGAAGCCCGCCGGGCCGGACGTCGAGTCAAGGACATGACCGACGAACTTGGCGACAAGCTGGCCGATCAGGTGGAGCGCGCCCGCTATTCGGTTGACGACCGGATGGGGCGGGCGAAGGACGCCGTAAAGACGCGTGTGGACGCGGTGAACGAAGCGGTGACGGCCAGTCGTGATGCCGCCATGCAAGCGCGTGGCGACATCGAGCGGGCTGTGGAGAACAGCAAGCGCGCCTACGCCGACGGGCGCCGCGCCTACGGAGAGCGAACGCGCCGTGCGGGCGAGGCCGGACCGCGCGCCGATGATGTGGCACCGCACAACGGTGCAGAGGGCGCCACTGAAGGGATTGCGGACGACGTTTGA
- a CDS encoding YihY/virulence factor BrkB family protein has product MRTTFEPWWDILRRVWNQSAEDNVPFLAGGLAFNTLLALVPFVLLLISGLSFLLGSEPTQAAATVTALVEQLLPNNAPSASALLRGVLTDVTSTRGTVTLYSAIGFAWFSTRLFGSLRSVLALIFDGTDRGIVAGKLFDFMATAVATVAVVVYVVFSAYLDLAATQGVALLRRAGVVADAMSGLQYVAGRALALTLVFALFYALYRGLPRRRPSVRVAFVAATSASVLFELARNAFALLVGAVDPTSLYTGTIAAIVAVVFWTYYSAFLFLLGGEVAQAYELRRNELARLEASDAAIPSVVPAIQSRRPVPAPRPTPKPKP; this is encoded by the coding sequence TTGCGGACGACGTTTGAGCCCTGGTGGGACATTCTTCGGCGCGTCTGGAACCAGAGCGCCGAAGACAATGTCCCCTTTCTCGCGGGCGGGCTGGCGTTCAATACGCTGCTCGCCCTCGTGCCGTTTGTGCTGCTCCTCATTTCCGGGCTCTCCTTTTTGCTCGGCAGCGAGCCGACGCAAGCGGCGGCAACCGTCACGGCGCTGGTGGAGCAACTGCTCCCCAATAACGCTCCATCAGCCAGCGCGCTGTTACGGGGCGTCCTTACCGATGTCACGAGTACCCGCGGTACGGTCACACTGTATTCCGCGATCGGATTTGCCTGGTTCTCCACACGATTGTTCGGCTCGCTGCGCAGTGTGCTGGCGTTGATCTTCGACGGCACGGATCGCGGCATTGTGGCAGGCAAGCTTTTTGACTTCATGGCCACGGCGGTGGCGACCGTGGCCGTGGTGGTGTACGTCGTGTTTTCCGCGTACCTCGATCTGGCCGCTACCCAGGGCGTCGCACTGCTGCGTCGTGCCGGAGTGGTGGCCGACGCGATGAGCGGCCTGCAGTACGTCGCCGGGCGCGCACTCGCGCTGACGCTGGTATTTGCCCTCTTCTACGCGCTGTATCGCGGTCTGCCGCGCCGGCGCCCCAGCGTGCGGGTGGCCTTCGTCGCGGCTACCTCGGCGTCGGTACTCTTTGAACTTGCCCGCAACGCCTTTGCCCTGCTCGTCGGCGCCGTCGATCCCACGTCGCTGTATACCGGGACCATTGCGGCGATCGTGGCCGTGGTGTTCTGGACCTATTACAGTGCCTTCCTGTTTCTGCTGGGCGGCGAAGTGGCGCAGGCCTATGAACTGCGGCGCAACGAATTGGCACGGCTTGAGGCCAGCGATGCGGCGATCCCCAGCGTAGTCCCTGCGATACAATCACGTCGCCCCGTACCGGCGCCGCGCCCAACTCCCAAGCCCAAGCCTTGA